The proteins below come from a single Sphingomicrobium sediminis genomic window:
- a CDS encoding cold-shock protein has product MTDIGKIHSYDCDKGIGMISPVKGGEALPFVKAELRDQLHDPKAEDRYSYETGTAENGDIRAVKLWRANDRSPQNPHRGH; this is encoded by the coding sequence ATGACCGACATCGGAAAAATCCACAGCTACGACTGTGACAAGGGCATCGGCATGATCAGCCCGGTAAAGGGGGGAGAAGCGCTTCCTTTCGTCAAAGCCGAACTGCGCGACCAACTACACGACCCCAAGGCCGAGGATCGCTACTCCTACGAGACCGGCACTGCTGAGAACGGCGATATCCGTGCCGTCAAACTGTGGCGAGCCAATGATCGCAGCCCGCAAAATCCGCATCGCGGCCACTAG
- a CDS encoding S41 family peptidase: protein MRPSKFVSVIAMSAMLAACGGGGGSSGGGNFGGGTPTPTPTPTPTPTPTPTPTGSCSLDARQDWALAQIQANYLFQDLIDTSVNKADHTTLQSYVDAVVAPARNAGFDSGFTYVTSIQEENEFIQNATSEDYGWRPVLYSDNTLYLRDTYENAPANDAGIVRGDQIVGIGATAGTRRTPAQIMTTDGIGVLSDLLFPSSDGESVSLEIDPVDGGANYTVTLTAAEYQQLAVSPDFGTRIIGNVGYVNLRSFASSTAIAQLDGAFADFVTAGVTDVIVDVRYNGGGLLSVADHFNNLLGGGLSGQVSWRLTYNDNNSASNFTSNFQTLTNTISPDRIAFITTGNSASASELVANSMGAYFNTDAALVGRNTAGKPVGQSAIDRAECDDRFRLVTFRYENADGVTDFFNGLAPVYPATCFASDDIFNTMGDPAEASTAEALDFIANGTAVCTPISQARQTLSGRSEIKLEPTNPSYAQRVTLGQI from the coding sequence ATGCGTCCGAGTAAGTTTGTATCCGTAATTGCAATGTCGGCGATGCTGGCGGCCTGTGGCGGCGGGGGCGGCAGCTCCGGCGGCGGCAACTTCGGCGGCGGCACCCCGACGCCGACGCCCACGCCTACTCCGACCCCGACACCGACGCCCACGCCGACGGGCAGCTGCTCGCTCGACGCGCGCCAGGATTGGGCGCTCGCGCAAATCCAGGCCAACTACCTGTTCCAGGACCTGATCGACACGTCGGTCAACAAGGCCGACCACACGACGCTGCAAAGCTATGTCGACGCAGTCGTCGCGCCGGCGCGCAATGCCGGTTTCGATTCGGGCTTCACCTACGTGACCTCGATCCAGGAAGAGAATGAGTTCATCCAGAACGCGACCAGCGAGGATTATGGCTGGCGTCCGGTTCTCTACAGCGACAACACGCTCTACCTGCGCGACACCTACGAGAACGCACCGGCCAATGATGCCGGCATCGTGCGCGGCGACCAGATTGTCGGGATCGGCGCGACCGCCGGAACCCGCCGCACGCCCGCACAGATCATGACGACCGACGGCATCGGTGTCCTTTCGGACCTCCTCTTCCCGTCGAGCGACGGCGAGAGCGTCTCGCTCGAGATCGATCCGGTCGATGGCGGTGCCAACTATACCGTGACGCTAACCGCTGCCGAATATCAGCAGCTTGCCGTCTCGCCCGATTTCGGCACGCGGATCATCGGCAATGTCGGCTACGTCAACCTGCGCAGCTTCGCTTCGTCGACCGCCATCGCGCAGCTCGACGGTGCCTTCGCCGATTTCGTGACCGCCGGCGTGACCGACGTCATCGTCGACGTGCGCTACAATGGCGGCGGCCTGCTCTCGGTCGCGGACCACTTCAACAACCTGCTGGGCGGTGGCCTGTCGGGCCAGGTGTCGTGGCGCCTGACCTACAACGACAATAACAGCGCCAGCAATTTCACGTCGAACTTCCAGACGCTGACGAACACGATCTCGCCCGATCGCATTGCCTTCATCACGACCGGCAACAGCGCTTCGGCTTCCGAGCTCGTTGCCAATTCGATGGGCGCCTACTTCAACACGGACGCCGCGTTGGTCGGCCGTAACACGGCGGGCAAGCCGGTTGGCCAGAGCGCCATCGACCGCGCCGAGTGTGACGACCGCTTCCGTCTCGTAACTTTCCGTTATGAAAATGCGGACGGCGTGACCGACTTTTTCAATGGCCTGGCTCCGGTCTATCCGGCGACCTGTTTCGCCAGCGACGACATCTTCAACACGATGGGCGATCCGGCCGAAGCTTCGACCGCCGAAGCGCTCGACTTCATCGCCAACGGCACTGCCGTCTGCACGCCGATCAGCCAGGCGCGCCAGACGCTGTCGGGTCGTTCGGAAATCAAGCTCGAGCCGACCAACCCGAGCTACGCGCAGCGCGTGACGCTCGGCCAGATCTAG
- a CDS encoding FAD-binding domain-containing protein, translating into MPELSFEPTRAAGLAKLDSFVATAGKAYAAHRNEDPDPDCRQHVSMLSPWLHAGLIGEREVLSRVLDTHSASAADKFISEVFWRVYFKGYLEQRPTVWSAYLEERDAALARLDENSGLRRAYDEAVSGKTGIAAFDLWARELVRDGYLHNHARMWFASIWIFTLKLDWTLGADFFLRHLMDGDAASNTLSWRWVGGLHTKGKTYLARASNIARYTQGRSAGPLLAEGLAKEAPPLEDTQEHARQLPDLPGALVPDAPFALLLHDEAASHEPLALERPPSLIIGAARPGARSPEPVGDHARDFAERAVANGVAAAADHFGCPGIVWKADEAMPGLPDGVSTVLVPWLPIGWTRDALFAPLMQSNATVEWYLDPLSAETWPHAKAGFFGVKKKMADAMRAVGLPA; encoded by the coding sequence ATGCCCGAGCTTTCCTTCGAACCCACACGCGCGGCCGGCCTCGCGAAACTCGATAGCTTCGTTGCAACGGCCGGCAAAGCCTATGCGGCGCATCGCAACGAGGACCCCGATCCCGATTGCCGTCAGCATGTCTCCATGTTGTCGCCATGGTTGCATGCAGGGCTGATCGGCGAACGGGAGGTGCTTTCTCGTGTGCTGGATACGCATAGCGCTTCGGCTGCCGACAAGTTCATTTCCGAAGTCTTCTGGCGCGTCTATTTCAAGGGTTATCTCGAGCAGCGTCCGACCGTCTGGTCTGCCTATCTCGAGGAGCGCGATGCCGCGCTGGCAAGGCTGGATGAAAATAGTGGCCTGCGCCGCGCCTACGACGAGGCTGTATCCGGAAAGACCGGCATCGCCGCCTTCGATTTGTGGGCCCGCGAACTGGTGCGTGACGGCTATCTGCATAACCATGCGCGCATGTGGTTCGCGAGCATCTGGATCTTCACGTTGAAGCTCGATTGGACGCTTGGCGCCGACTTTTTCCTGCGACATCTCATGGACGGCGATGCGGCCTCTAACACCTTGAGCTGGCGTTGGGTCGGGGGGCTGCACACCAAGGGCAAAACTTATCTTGCCCGCGCTTCGAACATTGCCCGCTACACGCAGGGGCGAAGCGCAGGGCCGCTACTGGCGGAGGGCTTGGCGAAGGAGGCGCCGCCTTTGGAAGATACGCAGGAACATGCGCGCCAGCTTCCCGACCTTCCCGGTGCATTGGTGCCCGACGCTCCCTTCGCCTTGTTGTTGCACGATGAAGCCGCGAGCCACGAGCCCTTGGCCCTGGAGCGCCCGCCCAGCCTGATCATCGGAGCTGCGCGGCCCGGCGCGCGCAGTCCCGAACCGGTCGGCGATCATGCCCGTGACTTCGCCGAACGCGCCGTCGCCAATGGCGTCGCAGCGGCGGCCGACCATTTCGGCTGTCCGGGAATTGTATGGAAGGCGGACGAGGCGATGCCCGGTCTGCCGGACGGCGTCTCGACCGTGCTCGTGCCTTGGTTGCCGATCGGCTGGACCCGTGATGCGCTGTTCGCCCCGCTCATGCAGAGCAACGCGACTGTCGAATGGTATCTCGATCCGCTCAGCGCGGAAACATGGCCGCACGCAAAAGCGGGATTTTTCGGCGTAAAGAAGAAGATGGCCGATGCGATGCGCGCGGTCGGCCTGCCGGCTTAG
- a CDS encoding PRC-barrel domain-containing protein: MTTLTQTKPNVTLDTESVTLVETALIASDKIEGTNIFDSTGEKIGSVRKLMINPITARVDYVVMGFGGLFGMGEDLYPVPFETLSYDPRVEGFRLKHITKDDLDSSKAPSIAANDEFVWSDELARSARLFYLKSAS; encoded by the coding sequence ATGACTACACTGACACAGACCAAACCGAACGTGACGCTCGATACCGAGAGCGTGACCCTCGTCGAAACCGCTCTGATTGCATCGGACAAGATCGAAGGAACCAACATCTTCGATTCGACCGGTGAGAAAATCGGTTCGGTGCGCAAGCTGATGATCAATCCGATCACCGCGCGCGTCGACTATGTCGTGATGGGCTTTGGTGGCCTCTTCGGGATGGGTGAAGACCTTTATCCTGTGCCGTTCGAAACGCTGAGCTATGATCCGCGTGTCGAAGGTTTCCGCCTGAAGCATATCACGAAGGATGATCTGGACAGTTCGAAGGCACCGTCGATCGCTGCCAATGACGAATTTGTCTGGAGTGACGAACTCGCCCGCTCCGCGCGGCTCTTCTATCTGAAGTCGGCCTCGTAA
- a CDS encoding peroxiredoxin has product MIARTWKWVLAALVAMGLALPAYSQLATGAKAPDFKTMGMLGDKSFRLHLSEQLEEGPVVLYFFPRAFTSGCTLESKAFADAMPEFRAAGARVVGMSTDDLETLARFSTEVCASKVPMAHASGDLLKAYDVTLPMTGAVMPTADRVSYVIDTNGDIVMVHADMDYKDHVAKTLEAVQRLAR; this is encoded by the coding sequence ATGATCGCTCGAACGTGGAAATGGGTGCTTGCCGCCCTGGTGGCGATGGGCCTTGCCCTGCCGGCTTATTCGCAGCTTGCGACGGGCGCCAAGGCGCCCGACTTCAAGACGATGGGCATGCTCGGCGACAAGAGTTTCCGCCTGCATCTTTCGGAGCAACTCGAAGAGGGCCCGGTTGTCCTTTATTTCTTCCCGCGTGCCTTTACCTCGGGATGCACGTTGGAGAGCAAGGCGTTTGCCGACGCGATGCCCGAATTCCGCGCCGCCGGTGCACGCGTCGTCGGCATGTCGACCGACGATCTGGAGACACTCGCCCGCTTCTCCACCGAGGTCTGCGCCAGCAAGGTCCCGATGGCGCATGCGAGCGGCGACCTCCTCAAGGCCTATGACGTGACGCTCCCGATGACGGGTGCCGTCATGCCGACCGCCGATCGCGTCAGCTATGTCATCGACACCAATGGCGACATCGTCATGGTGCATGCCGACATGGACTATAAGGACCATGTCGCGAAGACGCTGGAAGCGGTGCAGCGCCTCGCCCGTTAG
- a CDS encoding DUF962 domain-containing protein produces MAKEYQSFATFWPYYLREHSKPRTRALHYFGTTLGLAIALFAIVTGRWLLLLALPAAGYFFAWVGHFGVEKNRPATFTYPAWSLAADFKMWWLWLTGRLGPELEKAGVPTD; encoded by the coding sequence ATGGCTAAAGAGTATCAGAGCTTCGCGACCTTCTGGCCCTATTATCTGCGCGAACATTCCAAGCCGCGGACCCGCGCGCTCCATTATTTCGGCACGACGCTCGGCCTCGCCATCGCCCTCTTCGCCATCGTGACGGGCCGATGGCTTCTACTGTTAGCCCTGCCTGCCGCCGGCTATTTCTTCGCCTGGGTCGGCCATTTCGGGGTCGAGAAGAACCGCCCGGCGACCTTCACCTATCCGGCCTGGTCGCTCGCGGCGGATTTCAAGATGTGGTGGCTGTGGCTAACCGGGCGGCTCGGTCCTGAATTGGAAAAGGCTGGGGTGCCTACCGACTAG
- a CDS encoding cold-shock protein: MAHYGLIKNYDGKQGTGTITPEKGGDALMFQKEGLEDPKQVPQPTQRYSFETSTVDGGKTQAVNLRRQHSGGAQRTA; encoded by the coding sequence ATGGCTCATTATGGCCTCATCAAGAATTACGACGGCAAACAGGGTACCGGCACGATCACCCCCGAAAAGGGCGGCGATGCGCTGATGTTCCAGAAGGAAGGCTTGGAAGATCCCAAGCAGGTTCCCCAGCCGACCCAGCGCTACAGCTTCGAAACGAGCACCGTCGATGGCGGCAAGACGCAGGCCGTGAACCTGCGCCGACAGCATAGCGGCGGCGCGCAACGTACCGCGTAA
- a CDS encoding cold-shock protein, with translation MANSGTVKFFNNDKGFGFITPDNGGGDAFVHISAVQAAGIQGLREGDRLNYEMETGRNGKESACNLSMAD, from the coding sequence ATGGCCAACAGTGGCACCGTAAAATTCTTCAACAACGACAAGGGCTTCGGCTTCATCACGCCTGACAATGGCGGCGGCGATGCCTTCGTCCACATCAGCGCCGTCCAGGCCGCTGGCATCCAGGGCCTGCGCGAAGGCGACCGTCTCAATTACGAGATGGAAACCGGTCGCAACGGCAAGGAAAGCGCCTGCAACCTGTCGATGGCCGACTAA
- a CDS encoding NAD-dependent succinate-semialdehyde dehydrogenase: protein MAAGPTQSARNAGTPPLVRFGEGDQPTMMHSVNPATGETFASHEPLDEQGIESALALAEEQATKWRLTSMDERTQLLSAIADRFDAHRDGLAEMATKEMGKHIREARAEVEKCGTALRYFAEHGPAMLEPEKIPGGKGELRWLPIGPVLAVMPWNFPYWQVIRFLTPTVLAGNVGLLKHASNVQGVGKLIADMVIEAGGPEGLFQNLAIPSGPVAGIIKDDRIRAATLTGSEPAGRAVAEVAGGALKKVVLELGGSDPFIVMPSADMDDAVETAVKARLQNSGQSCICGKRMIAHADIYDEFAERFTEALCSKRAGDPFDEESDIGPLSSEEQRQTVLDQLDKAKKAGGQLTGAEKPDGEGAYLHPGLLTGLDPAGEMRDEEVFGPVAMLFEAKDVDDAIRIANITPYGLGSAVFTSDADEQEAFITGLDAGMTAINQMTASTPEAPFGGVKNSGHGRELARFGLHEFMNLKSVFRAD from the coding sequence ATTGCCGCTGGCCCAACGCAATCGGCAAGGAACGCAGGCACCCCGCCCCTCGTTCGCTTTGGCGAAGGAGATCAGCCCACCATGATGCACAGCGTGAACCCTGCCACCGGCGAGACCTTCGCCAGCCACGAACCGCTTGACGAGCAGGGCATCGAAAGCGCGCTTGCGCTGGCCGAGGAACAGGCGACCAAGTGGCGCCTGACCAGCATGGACGAGCGCACCCAATTGCTCAGCGCCATCGCCGATCGCTTCGACGCGCATCGCGACGGCCTGGCCGAAATGGCAACCAAAGAGATGGGCAAGCATATTCGCGAGGCCCGCGCCGAGGTCGAGAAATGCGGGACTGCGCTGCGCTATTTCGCCGAGCATGGACCGGCCATGCTCGAGCCCGAGAAGATTCCCGGCGGCAAGGGCGAGCTGCGCTGGCTGCCGATCGGGCCGGTGCTCGCGGTGATGCCGTGGAACTTCCCCTATTGGCAGGTGATCCGCTTCCTCACGCCGACCGTACTGGCGGGCAATGTCGGGCTCCTCAAACATGCCAGCAACGTGCAGGGCGTCGGCAAGCTGATTGCCGACATGGTGATCGAAGCGGGCGGGCCGGAGGGCCTGTTCCAGAACCTCGCCATTCCGTCAGGGCCCGTGGCGGGCATCATCAAGGATGATCGCATCCGCGCCGCGACGCTCACCGGCAGCGAACCGGCGGGCCGCGCCGTTGCCGAAGTCGCCGGCGGGGCGCTCAAGAAAGTCGTGCTCGAACTGGGCGGGTCGGACCCGTTCATCGTCATGCCGTCGGCCGACATGGACGATGCGGTCGAGACGGCAGTGAAGGCGCGGCTCCAGAATTCGGGCCAGAGCTGCATCTGCGGCAAGCGCATGATCGCGCATGCCGACATTTACGACGAGTTTGCCGAGCGCTTCACCGAGGCGCTATGTTCGAAGCGCGCTGGCGATCCGTTCGATGAGGAAAGCGATATCGGTCCGCTGTCGAGCGAAGAGCAGCGCCAGACCGTCCTCGACCAGCTCGACAAGGCAAAGAAGGCAGGCGGACAGCTGACCGGCGCCGAAAAACCCGATGGCGAGGGTGCCTATTTGCATCCCGGCCTGCTCACCGGGCTCGATCCGGCCGGCGAGATGCGCGACGAAGAAGTCTTCGGCCCGGTCGCCATGCTCTTCGAAGCGAAGGACGTCGACGACGCGATCCGCATCGCCAACATCACGCCTTATGGCCTGGGATCGGCAGTCTTCACCAGTGATGCCGACGAACAGGAGGCCTTCATCACCGGTCTCGATGCCGGGATGACCGCGATCAACCAGATGACCGCCTCGACCCCCGAGGCCCCGTTTGGCGGCGTCAAGAATTCGGGCCATGGCCGCGAACTCGCGCGCTTCGGCCTCCATGAATTCATGAACCTGAAGAGCGTCTTCCGCGCCGATTGA
- a CDS encoding DUF427 domain-containing protein — translation MLPPKDLLLARVKANRDGWNLAFRPPGLEAAGPGQESVWDYPRPPMLAPAPATIRVTDGDIEIARSDRALEVKEMAGAPVPYIPPEDVRTDLLHPNGRVSVCEWKGAAVSLDLMREDGDEIADAAWTYPDPFDDLPEGYAAIAGWIAFYPGKLDCYVGDEQARPQPGGFYGGWVTDRIKGPIKGGPGSAGW, via the coding sequence ATGCTGCCCCCGAAAGACCTCCTGCTGGCCCGCGTGAAAGCCAATCGCGATGGTTGGAATCTCGCCTTTCGTCCGCCCGGCCTCGAAGCTGCCGGACCCGGTCAGGAATCGGTCTGGGATTATCCCCGACCGCCAATGCTCGCCCCTGCGCCGGCCACGATCCGAGTGACGGATGGTGACATTGAGATTGCCCGAAGCGACCGCGCGCTCGAGGTGAAAGAAATGGCCGGCGCGCCAGTGCCCTATATCCCGCCCGAAGATGTTCGCACCGATCTCTTGCACCCCAATGGACGCGTGTCGGTGTGCGAGTGGAAGGGCGCAGCTGTCAGCCTCGATCTGATGCGTGAGGACGGCGACGAGATCGCCGATGCTGCATGGACCTATCCCGATCCGTTCGACGATCTTCCCGAAGGCTATGCCGCGATTGCCGGATGGATCGCCTTCTATCCTGGCAAGCTCGACTGCTATGTCGGCGATGAGCAAGCGCGCCCGCAGCCAGGCGGATTTTACGGTGGATGGGTGACGGACCGCATCAAGGGCCCGATCAAGGGCGGGCCCGGAAGCGCGGGCTGGTAA
- a CDS encoding lipocalin family protein: protein MRLILPLSLVLALSLSACSTIGRPVGNPSVPLPAQAVEVEAYLGTWYEYGRYEAPFQEGCEAVTATYSLEDDGDIRVVNACTRDGERDESEGEAKIVDGSANTRLKVAFFKPFYGDYWILDHGLQGADGLYDWSIVGEPSGTYLWMLTRQAKPDADLAMMLEARVKELGYDWSMVRLTRH from the coding sequence ATGCGCCTGATCCTGCCGCTCAGCCTCGTCCTAGCCCTATCGCTCTCAGCCTGTTCGACTATCGGGCGGCCGGTCGGCAATCCGTCGGTGCCGCTTCCGGCCCAGGCGGTGGAGGTCGAGGCTTATCTCGGCACCTGGTACGAATATGGCCGCTACGAAGCACCGTTCCAAGAAGGATGCGAAGCGGTGACGGCGACCTATTCGCTGGAGGATGATGGCGACATTCGCGTCGTGAATGCCTGCACGCGCGACGGGGAGCGGGACGAGAGCGAGGGCGAAGCGAAGATTGTCGATGGCAGCGCGAACACGCGGTTGAAGGTGGCCTTCTTCAAGCCCTTCTATGGTGATTACTGGATCCTCGACCATGGGCTGCAGGGCGCGGACGGGCTCTATGACTGGAGCATCGTCGGGGAGCCGAGCGGGACCTATTTGTGGATGTTGACCCGCCAAGCCAAACCCGATGCGGACTTGGCCATGATGCTGGAGGCACGAGTGAAAGAGCTCGGGTACGATTGGTCTATGGTGCGCCTGACCAGGCACTGA